The genomic segment GTCCCCGTCCACGCGGCCACGGGCAGAAGCGCGATGAGCAGCGCGCGCCCGAGGTCGGCGCCGATCATCAGGCGTAGACGGCTGTGCTCGAACCGGTCGACCAGCAGCCCGACCGGCAGGGTGGCCAGCAGGAACGGCAGGAACTGGGCCACCCGCAGGGTGCTGGCCTCGGCCGCGGAGGCGGACAACGTCACCAGGGCGAACAGGGGCAGCGCGATCTCGGCGACCTCGCTGCCGAGGGTCGATGCGGCCGACCCGCGCCAGAGCCGGCGGAAGTTCTGGTTGGACCACGTGGAGGTCACCGGCTCGTGGTCCGCCGCGGTCGGAGTAACCGGCTTCATAGCTAAGGAGGTTATGGCTAACCGTTGAAAGAGGCAAGAGAGTTATGATGGCGGAGTGTCAACCGGTGTTTCGATGGCGGCCCCGGATCGGCTGGAGCTGGTCCGTCGATTCGTCAACACCCTGGACATCGAGGACGGCGTCGATGCCATCGGGGACACCGAGGGCCTGCGCCGCTGGCTGAGCTCGGCCGGCTTGGGGCCGGCCGGGCCGGTCGGCGACGACGAGTTCCGCCGGGCGCACGAGCTTCGCGAAGCCTTGCGGACGGCGGCCTTCTGCAATCACGACAGGGTCGCTCTGCCCATCGCGGTGACGACCGTCCTGGACGACGTCGCGCGCCGGGCGGCCATCGCGTTCTCCTTCACCCCCGAGCGCGACTGGCACGCGACAGCGCAGGCGCAGGGTGCCGACGGAGCGCTCGGCGAAATCGTTCTCCGGGTGATCGAATCGATGACCGCGGGCACCTGGCCGAGGCTCAAAGTGTGCGCCCGGGACACGTGCCGCTGGGCGTTCTACGACACCTCCCGCGGCGGCACCGGGAAATGGTGTTCCATGCGACTGTGCGGCAACCGGGCCAAGCAGGAGGCCTGGCGCGACCGTCGCCGGACGGCTGAATAGGACGGGTGGAACCCCGCCGGCCCGTCAGGCCGGATCGGCGACGTCCGAAGCAGCGCCCAAGTGCTCGGACAGGACGCTCAGATGAGTGGTTCGGGCCTGCTCGTGCCGCTGCCGCCCCGCCGAGGTGAGCTCGACGAACACGCCGCGCCGGTCGTCCTGGCACATGGTGCGGAGCACCAAGCCGTCCTTCTCCAGGCGGGCCACCGTCCGGGAGAGGGCGCTCTGGCTCAGGTACATCTCGGAGGCGAGGTCCTGCATGCGCCGCTTGTCACACTCGCGGGTGGTGAGGCGGTCGAGCGTCTCGAAGTCGCTGAGCGTCAGCTCGTGCGCGTCCTGCAGGGCGCGTTCGAGGTGGGCGGCGACCAGGTTGTAGCTGGTCAGCAGCGAACGCCACCGATCGATCAGCGCGGAGTCGGTCACCATGCCCGGCATGCTACTCGCCGCGAGAGCTAGATGCACGCGCAATATATGTGCGCAGCTTTTATGCTTGTGCATTGAATGCGCGTGCATCTAGTGTCGCCGACGTGCTCACATCAGAGATTCTTCCCGCGGCGCCGGCGAGGCCCTCCGTTCAGGCGTGGAACGCCCGGCTCTGGGGCGTGCTCGCGGTCCTGTGCGCCGTGCTCTTCCTCGACGGCCTCGACGTCTCCATGGTCGGTGTGGCGCTGCCGTCCATCGGCTCCGAGCTGGGCCTGTCCACGACGTCGCTGCAGTGGGTGGTCAACGGCTACGTGCTCGGCTACGGCGGCCTGCTGCTGCTCGGCGGCCGCACCGCCGACCTGCTCGGCCGGCGCCGGGTCTTTCTGATCGCGCTCGGCGTCTTCACCGTCGCCTCGCTGATCGGCGGGCTCGTGGACGACGGCGGCCTGCTCATCGCCACCCGCTTCATCAAGGGTGTGGCCGCGGCGTTCACCGCCCCCACGGCCCTGTCCATCCTCACCACCACGTTCGGAGAGGGGCCGGCCCGCAACAAGGCGCTGTCGATGTTCACCGTCTTCGGCGCCAGCGGCTACTCGTCCGGGCTGATCCTCGGTGGGGTGCTGACCAGCCTGGGCTGGCGATGGAACTTCCTCGTCCCGGTGCCGCTGGCCATCGCCGCCCTGATCGGCGGTCTCTTCCTGATCGCCCGCGACCGGCCCGCCACCGAAGGCGGCCACGACCTGGGCGGAGCGGTGACGCTCACCGCCGGCACCCTGCTCACCGTCTATGCCGTCGTGACCGCACCAGCCCGGGGCTGGCTCGCACCGACGAGTATCATCCTGTTCGTGCTGGCCGTCGCGCTGCTGACCGCCTTCGTGCTCATCAAGAACCGCGTACGGCATCCGCTGGTGCGCCTCGGCATCCTGCGCAGCGGCTCGATCGTCCGGGCCAACCTGAGCATGGTGGCCCTGCTCGGGTCGTACGTCAGCTTCCAGTTCATCATGACGCTGTACCTGCAGGACGTCCTGCACTGGTCGCCGCTGCGGATGGCCCTCGCCCTGCTGCCGGCCGGCCTGCTGGTCGCCTTCGGTTCTCCGTTCGTGGGCCGGCTCATCGACCGCTACGGAACGACCCGCCTGATCACCGTCGCGATGATCTCGCTGAGCCTGGGTTACGTGTGGATCCTGGTGACGGCGGGCAGCGACCCGCGCTACCCGGCCACCATCCTGCCCACCATGCTGCTGCTCGGTGGCGGCTTCGGTTTCGGTTTCAGCGCCATCATGGCCCAGGCGACCGACGGTGTCGACGACTCCGAGCAGGGCCTGGCCTCCGGCCTCGTGCAGTCGAGCGGTCAGGTGGGGGCCGCCCTGGTCCTCGCCGTCGTGGCCGGGCTGGTCGTCGCGGCCACCACGTCCGGCAGCTTCAGCGCTTTCCACCCCGGGGTGGGCCTGGTCACCGGCGTGGCCGTCGCGGGCCTGCTGCTCAACGTCGTCCCGCTGGCCCTGCGCCGGCCCTGACCGAGGATCCGAGCCCGGGTACGCCGTACGCGGCGGACCCGGGCCGGTCGGCGCGACGCGAGCTCAGCCCAGGTATTTCTCCCACGGGCCGGTGATGGCCAGGGTCAGGCCCGGGTCCTGCATGTTGACGAAGAGGACACGGCCGTCGTCGGTGAAGGTGGGGCCGCAGAACTCGGAGTCGTTGAGCTGGTTACGGGCGATCGCGTAGGTGGGTCCGCCCGGGAACGAGCTGAGCACGTGGGAGGCGCCGGCGCCGTCCTCGGCCAGCACCAGGCTGCCCCAGGGGGTGACGGTGACGTTGTCGGGGCCGTCGAACTGCAGGTCGGTGTATTTGGCGGGCGCCCCGTCCTCGGCCGGGGGCTGGTGCGGGAAGTACGTGACGAGCTGAATCGTCTGGTTCTGGTAGTGGTAGAACCAGACCATGCCGTCGTGGGGTGCGGCGTCGGCGGGCAGCTCGCCCTCCTCCCAGGCGTACGAGTTGACGACGTAGACGCCCTCGTCGGTACCCCACACACCCTCGAACTTGCGGCCCCGCGTGACCTGGCCGTCGGTGAACTGCTCACGGACGGGCGCGGTGCGCGCATCCCGCTCGGGCACCTCGATCCACCGTACGGGGAAGGGCCGGCCCAGCTGGGCCGAGGTCAGGTAGGCGACGTCGGGCAGCACCGACCCGTCGTCCAGGATGATCTGCATGGCGGCCAGCACCCCGGCGTCGGCGGGCAGGCGGGTCAGCACCTTGGGGCCGACCTTGACGCCGCGCGGGGCGGTCCAGCGGTAGAACAGGCCGTTGGGCTGGTCGGCGTCCTCGGACAGGTAGATGTGGGTGCGATCCTTGTCGATGGCCAGGGCCTCGTGGGCGTAACGGCCCAGGCACTTGATCGGCCGTGGGTCGGTGGTGCCGTCCGCCCACACCTCGAAGACGTAGCCGTGGTCCTTCTGGAAGACGCCCGTACGGCCGCCCTCGGCCCAGCGGGAGCCGGCCCGGTCCTCGGTCTCCTCGCAGGTCAGCCACGTGCCCCACGGGGTCGGGCCGCCGGCGCAGTTGGAGACGGTGCCGGAGATGGCCACGAACTCG from the Paractinoplanes abujensis genome contains:
- a CDS encoding CGNR zinc finger domain-containing protein, yielding MSTGVSMAAPDRLELVRRFVNTLDIEDGVDAIGDTEGLRRWLSSAGLGPAGPVGDDEFRRAHELREALRTAAFCNHDRVALPIAVTTVLDDVARRAAIAFSFTPERDWHATAQAQGADGALGEIVLRVIESMTAGTWPRLKVCARDTCRWAFYDTSRGGTGKWCSMRLCGNRAKQEAWRDRRRTAE
- a CDS encoding MarR family winged helix-turn-helix transcriptional regulator, encoding MVTDSALIDRWRSLLTSYNLVAAHLERALQDAHELTLSDFETLDRLTTRECDKRRMQDLASEMYLSQSALSRTVARLEKDGLVLRTMCQDDRRGVFVELTSAGRQRHEQARTTHLSVLSEHLGAASDVADPA
- a CDS encoding MFS transporter, with the protein product MLTSEILPAAPARPSVQAWNARLWGVLAVLCAVLFLDGLDVSMVGVALPSIGSELGLSTTSLQWVVNGYVLGYGGLLLLGGRTADLLGRRRVFLIALGVFTVASLIGGLVDDGGLLIATRFIKGVAAAFTAPTALSILTTTFGEGPARNKALSMFTVFGASGYSSGLILGGVLTSLGWRWNFLVPVPLAIAALIGGLFLIARDRPATEGGHDLGGAVTLTAGTLLTVYAVVTAPARGWLAPTSIILFVLAVALLTAFVLIKNRVRHPLVRLGILRSGSIVRANLSMVALLGSYVSFQFIMTLYLQDVLHWSPLRMALALLPAGLLVAFGSPFVGRLIDRYGTTRLITVAMISLSLGYVWILVTAGSDPRYPATILPTMLLLGGGFGFGFSAIMAQATDGVDDSEQGLASGLVQSSGQVGAALVLAVVAGLVVAATTSGSFSAFHPGVGLVTGVAVAGLLLNVVPLALRRP
- a CDS encoding alkaline phosphatase PhoX gives rise to the protein MPASRRTFLAGGAAAGVGLAVAGSVPSLAQAHPGRPAGPGRGHVPFPPLVDDPDGILALPEGFQYAIVTRTGVTKLDRGQGVTPSDHDGMAVFDAGRGRYTLIQNHENDPGAEFGVPHVKGTVYDPGALDAGGCTVITTDRAGRNLGEFVAISGTVSNCAGGPTPWGTWLTCEETEDRAGSRWAEGGRTGVFQKDHGYVFEVWADGTTDPRPIKCLGRYAHEALAIDKDRTHIYLSEDADQPNGLFYRWTAPRGVKVGPKVLTRLPADAGVLAAMQIILDDGSVLPDVAYLTSAQLGRPFPVRWIEVPERDARTAPVREQFTDGQVTRGRKFEGVWGTDEGVYVVNSYAWEEGELPADAAPHDGMVWFYHYQNQTIQLVTYFPHQPPAEDGAPAKYTDLQFDGPDNVTVTPWGSLVLAEDGAGASHVLSSFPGGPTYAIARNQLNDSEFCGPTFTDDGRVLFVNMQDPGLTLAITGPWEKYLG